CTTCATCTAACACGAGCGTAGTGACTTCATCCAGCTTTAAGGTGCCCTTACGAATATGCTCATCCAATCGGCCTGGCGTTCCTACAATAATGTGTGACCCACGCTCCAAAGACCCAATTTGTGGCCCAAAGGGCATTCCGCCGCAAAGCGTTGTAACCTTTATGTTTTGAACGGATCGAGCGAGGCGCCGAATTTCCTTGGCCACCTGGTCAGCCAACTCACGTGTTGGGCATATAACCAGTGATTGCACACGAAACCGTTTAACCGCTAGCTTTTCCAGTAACCCAAGCCCAAAAGCCGCTGTTTTCCCTGAACCGGTTTTACCCTGCCCTATTACGTCTTTCCCGACCAAAATCAAGGGCAAACTTTGCGCCTGAATTTGCGTCATTTCGGTATAACCAAGGGTGTCTAAATTAGCCAGTAAAGCCGTATTCAGTTTCAAAGACGAAAATTTGCGTGTGCTCAAAGGGAAAATCCTTGAAGGGGAAGTAAGGGGTACTTAAAGCGTGCATACTAATGCCAAGGGCTGGAAATTACCATGACGATCACGGCCAAGTTTTCGGTTTCCATTTACCCTGCACCAACTAAGTGTAAAGTCGCGCTTCTCAGGAGCAAGTTCATAGGGCCACAGGGCAGAACAACGCAAAGCCAATGATGATTGATCAACATTGGCCAAGCGAAACTACACCCATTTGCGTTAAACTTTAGGCAACACAACTCTCAACTTCCGTCTCGCCGCTTACCGCTACCTGCCCGTGATTTTTCAATAGATACTCAAATGCTGACAGCGATGCCTTAGACCCCTCTCCCATGGCAATAACGATTTGCTTATAAGGTACAGTGGTCACATCCCCCGCCGCAAAGATACCCGGTTCGGAGGTTTCACAGCGTTCATTGATAACAACTTCACCGTGTCGCGTGCGCTCCACCAAATCACCTAAAAATGCGCTATTGGGCACAAGTCCAATTTGCACAAATACGCCGTCTAGGTTTAAAAGGGTATTCTCCCCCGACTCACGGTTTTCATACTCAATGCCGCTTACCTTACCCTGCTTGGCGACTATTTGTTTCGTTGCTATATTTTTTAAAATAGTAATATTACTGCGCGCTTCAGCTTGATCAATTAAAACTTTATCGGCCTTTAGCTCAGGCATAAACTCAAACACGGTAACCGAGTTAACAATACCCGCAAGGTCGAGCGCAGCTTCGATACCCGAGTTTCCTCCGCCAATTACAGCGACGTCCTTGCCTTTAAAAAATGGGCCATCACAATGCGGACAGTAGGCCACGCCATTACCAATATTGTCTTTTTCTCCAGGAATCCCCAGCTCACGCCACTTCGCGCCTGTCGCAACAATCAGTGATTTTGTTTCAATCACTTCACCAGAGGAGAGTGTCACTTGTTTCTGGTGTCCATTTTCAATATTGGTTACACGTAAATGCTCTTTTACGGTAATCTCGTATTCGTTAATGTGGGCCTGAAGAGCACCAGATAACTCTGGGCCCGTTGTTTTAGGAACCGATATCAGATTTTCTATGCCCATTGTATCCTTCACCTGGCCGCCAAGACGGTCGGCAATTAAAGTGACATTCAAGCCCTTGCGCGCGCTGTAAATCGCTGCCGCAACGCCTGCAGGACCACCGCCAATTACCGTTACATCTTGCAAAGGAAGCTTTTCGGTATGAGCGCCATGCAACACTTCCGGGTGTTTTTCAATAAGTTTGTCAATAAGCCCAGCCGTTTCCACTTTGCCGTTCGCAAAAAGCTCACCATTTAAATAAACGCTGGGTACGCCCTGTATATCTCTTTGTTCAATTATCTCTGGAAAAACACCGCCATCGATCATTTCCGATGAAACATTTTCGTTAATAATGGCAAACTGATTAAGCGCCTGAACAACATCCGGGCAATTATGACAACTCAAACTAATAAATACTTCGAACTTCAATGGCGTTTTCACGCCCTTAACAATATTTTTCAGGCTGTCATCGAGCTTTAATGCCGTACCACCACTGTGGAGTATGGCCAAAACGAGAGAATTAAACTCATGCCCACTGGGAATTCCGGAAAATACAATACCGTTCATCACACCATCAACTTCCAGTGCAAAGCTCATAGGGCCGCGTAAACTTTCAACACTTTTGCGAACCTCTACATTGAATTGGGTAGAGACAGAGGCCAGCGACGTTAGAAATTCCATCAGTTCCTCACGCTTGGCATGGTCGCCCCGCTGTAACACAAACGTGATGGTCGATTGCAGGTTAGCGGTATAGCTTTTCACGGCTGCAAGAATGTCTTTCGATAACATGGTTCTGCCCCTTCAATAAAATTAGGTCTGTCGTTCGGCAGGGGCCTTGTGAGCCCCTGCCGATAATCGCGTTACTGGGTACTCTTTACCCGAGCTTTAGATTTTTCCAACGAGGTCCAAAGATGGCGCTAGTGTCGCTTCGCCTTCTTTCCACTTAGCTGGGCAAACTTCACCGGGATGAGCGGCCACGTACTGAGCCGCCTTTACTTTGCGTAACAGGTCTGCCGCGTCACGACCAATGCCTTCGGCGGTGATTTCCATCGCCTGAATAACACCATCTGGATCGACCACAAAGGTTCCTCGATCGGCCAGGCCCTGATCTTCACGCATAACCTCAAAATTCCGAGTAATTGCGCCCGTTGGGTCGCCAACCATGGTGTATTTAATTTTGCCGATAGTGTCGGACGAGTCATGCCATGCCTTGTGGGTGAAATGGGTATCAGTCGATACAGAGTAAATCTCAACACCACGGGATTGGAATTCTTCATAGTGATCGGCTACGTCACCCAATTCAGTTGGGCATACAAACGTAAAATCGGCTGGGTAAAAGAAGAAAACGGACCACTTACCCGCGAGGTCGGTGTCACTAATTTCTACGAATTCACTGTTCTTATAGGCATTGGCGTTAAAAGGCTTGATCTTGGTATTGAGTACAGACATGTTTATGCTCCAATTTAGGTAATACAAAACAAGGTTTATAAATCAGTTTGTTGCTGATCTCTTCAGCGTTAAGCACAGATTAACGAACCACCTTCGATTAATAAAATCACTTAAATAGATCGTTACATTCTAAAATACTGAATGTAGATTCATTGCCTATGGCCACCCAAACCGGTATACCTAACACCTTGATCAAACCCGGAGCCCCCATGATTTCGACCAAACAGCTAATTTATGCCCTTGCCGTAGAGAAAACCCTGCATTTCAAGAAGGCCGCAGAGGCCTGTAATATCTCCCAATCGGCACTCAGTACCGCGCTAAACGAGCTGGAAAAACAGCTAGGCTTGCAGATATTTGAGCGAGACAACAAGAAAGTACTGATAACGCCGGTCGGCAGGCAGGTTTTAGACAAGGCTCGGCAAGTTAAAACCACACTGGAAGAACTGCGACAGCTGGCCGACAGTCAAAAAGAACCCCTTAGCTTTCCCATCACGATTGGGGTGATTCCCACCATAGGGCCTTATTTACTGCCACGTATACTGCCCACCCTCACTCGCCAGTACCCTAAATTGAAGCTACAAATAATCGAAGATCAGAGCCATGTACTGGTGGATATGGTACGCAACGGTGAAATCGACACGGCGATATTGGCATTGCCATTCGCCACACAGGGGCTACTAAGGTTTGATTTTTGGGAAGAGGATTTTTACTGGGTTACTCAAACCGACGACCCGCTAGCCAATCAAGAGCACATAACCAGCACAGAATTCGACCAACAGGCCCTACTGCTCCTAAAAGACGGGCATTGCTTAAAAGATCACGCGTTAGCAGCCTGTAAATTTTCGGTAACCAGCCAACCATTTTCCGTGGGTGCCACAAGCTTGAATACCATAATGCCCATGGTTGCCGCCGGTATGGGTACAACTATGGTACCGGAAATGGCATTGGATCAATTGGTTAGGCCTCACCCGGAACTTCGAGCCGTACACCTTAACGAATCCAGCCCCCACAGAACCATTGCCTTTCTCGTGCGGCCCGGCTATGCCGCACTGAATAGCATTGAGCGATTAATGGTTTTATTTAAACGAACCTTGGAGAAACCTTAAACCGACGGCTGTTCACACGGAAAAAGCCACATCGATCAACTTCTTAACGGGCCTGCTTCTAACAAACTAAATAAAATGGCTACTCGGCTGTTGCTGTCCTTGAGGTTCTACTCTTGGGCCAATACCCTGCTCGCAATCACAACAATAACGGTGAGGCGTGGGCATGAGACATAAAGCCGAACATGTGAACTTTTGGCCAGTCACCAAAAGAGCGCTTCTGATTATAAGTGCCGCTACCCTACTATCGGCATGTGGTGGCGAAGCGAGTGATTTATTACCCGAAGACCCAGGTAGCGAACCGAGCAACCCAGCATCGACATCGGGGGCATCCTCTGCGGCCGAATCCTCTCAAGAGTCCAGCCAAAACAGCCCGGCTGGCAATATGTCCAGCGAGGCCTCTTCCTTCAGTAGCCGTAATTCAAACAACAATGGAAGCCCAAGTAGCTCTAGTTCTAATCCCAGTTCTAGTTCTAATCCCAGCTCCAGTTCCAGTTCTAGTTCTAGCTCTAGTTCTAACTCCAGTTCTAACTCCAGTTCTAGCTCTAGTTCTAGCTCCAGTTCTAGCTCCAGTTCTAGCTCCAGCTCCAGTTCTGATAACGGCACAAACCAATGCGCTACATATGACTGGCCGGGCTATGAGCCTAGCTTAAATTACGATTTTCGTAACGACTTCGTCGATATCGACCCGGAAGAATTTGACGTATTTTACGGTTGCGACCAAAGCCTTATTGCCGGCGTAAAAACGTCCGGTTGGTATAATTTTATTTGGGGGCATGATCGCAACCCAGACATTACCGACGAAGATATAGACCGGGTGCTGGCCAACCTAAATGAAGATATGGCTTACGCCCGTGATGTAATGGGCTGGCCGCCCGATAAACTAGCGCAGCAGGGTTATTACAGTAATGTCTACCTATTCGGCTCTGGCCTGTGTACCGACTCAGCGTCTAATACTGAAAAAGGTGGCTGGCAAAGTGGCATTAACGGCTACCCCATGGTGCTACTGTCCTACTATCCGGTTGTAACACCCGGTGAACGCGGTGGTATTACCCATGAAGCGATTCACACCATTATGGCAACACTGGGCAACAAAGCGGCCTGGTTCAACGAAGGTGGGAATACCTGGTTGCAAATGAACATGGAGGCTTCGCGCACCGGGACTTATGGCGTAGGGTTTTTAGATGGGGCGCCCTTCCTCGCCCCTCATATGCCCATAGAAAATTACAGCGGTTGGTTGCAAGACGGTTCTTTTGGCGGCCCCAATGCTGAAGGTGTTAACCAAACACGCAATGGCCAGCAAATATCGACTTGGCGTGACTATTTAGGCGGGCACCAATACAACTCCGTGTTTTCGCACTTTCTGTCATTGTATGTTTCCAAAGGGGCTAACGCCTGGATTTGGAAAAACGGCAGTGAAAACCATATTCTCGCCTCACTGGCCGGCGGCTTGGGTGCAGAGCAAACCCAACATCTGATTATGGAATATCGCGCTCGCCAAGCCATGCTTGATTTCGGACCCTGGACAAACGCGTTTAAGTCTCCCATTAATGGCAACTGGGGGCGTACCATTGGCGCCGAAGAAATCGATGGTGGCATATTGCAGGAACCTGAAGTCCACAGATTAACCTTTTATGCCGATACAACGCTCGACAACGACATACTCACGCCAAAAACAGACACCCTCCCGGGTTGGTCTGGCGCCAACCAAGTTCCATTAAATGTTAGTGGCGACAAAGTACGAGTAAGTTTCGAACCTTTTGCAGACAATATGCGTATGCAGCTCGCCTACCGCGCCGAAGATGGCTCTACCGTCTATAGCCAGCCGGTTGAAAATGGCGAAGCCTGCTTAAACTTGGATAAGGCACCGAAAAATGGCGTGGTGGTAGCTGTCGTCAGTAATGTAGATTATCTGTACACCGGTGAGGAAACCCGCACTCGCAAGCATGACTACCGCCTTCATTTGGAAGAAGGTGTTACCGGAACAGCGTCACTGTACGAAAAACATTTTGAGTAAGTCATATTCAAAAAACTGAAGATGAGGTTTCAAAATATTCAATGTTCAACACCTCTTTGCTACGGCAAACTACAAGCCTAAACGGAGAGGAGGTTGAGCAATGAGAGATATTATTAATGTCATGGTGGAATGGTTTGAAATTTCGGACCAGCATAAACCGCAAGCAAAAACAGTTGGCAACTGCTGCAACTATGCCAACGATTATTACGGCGACCAAAAGTGTTACTAGATAACCGCATGACAGGGGGCTATATTCAGCTCCTTTTCCCGTGGCACCATTAACAAAAAATATTTATACGCGCCAATAGCTTTCTGTACCTCCAAATATTTTATTTCAATACATTTTATTGATACCGAAAGCACAAGAATTAAGCGAAATCAAATAAACAAACCCGCCCTATATTGACTCTGTTAAGAATCACTGAGACACTTAAAATTAAGCACAACCACCCTGTTGTGCTGAACGATAATAATAGTGTTTTTTGCGTCTTTGGCGCACCAATTTCCATCACATCTTAATTTGCATGTTTAGCTAACAGACATTCCCTCGTCAATTTCTACGTGTGCAATTCCATTTCTATTAACGACGAATTATCGGCAGGAGCTGTTTCATGACTCGTAAACTAGGATTTATATTTTTTCTCTGCATGATGACTTTCAACATGAAGGCCATCGCTGAAATCTCATGTTCTGTAACTACAGAAGCCTGGAATAATGGCTATCTCGCAAACGTAACGGTAACCAACAATGGCGATAGCGCCCTCAGTAATTGGCGTGTTACCCTTCAATTCAATCAGGCCCCCAGTATTAATAACGCCTGGAGTTCAGATTTTGTCGTCAACAACAATACCATTGAAGCGTCTAACCTTTTCTGGAATGGCCACTTAAACGCTGGCGATAGCGCTTTTTTTGGGTTTGTTGGCAGTCATAACGGTGATTTTTCTGAACCCACCTGTTACGCAGACCCACAAAATGAAGCCCTTGCCAATTATCTGCGTCAAGGGCTACTTAACCACCTAGGGAGCCGAACAGGTACCAGTAGCTCTACCGGCTCCTCCTCATCGTCTTCCGCCGCTTCATCGAGTTCGGCTGGCAGTGCATCACAGGAAGACGACATCACCAACACCCAAGAAGGTGGCGTAGACGAAGCTGATATTATTGAGTCCGATGGCACACACCTATTCACAGTTCAGCGAATTTACAATTCCAGCTCAAGCTCTAGTTCTAGTTCCGGTTCAACCCCATCACCCACAATCACCGCCAGAACGACGGTTCACATTACGGCTCACACCACCGATTCCGTTACCGCGTCTACAGAAATTGCGGGAAGCTTCAGCCTAGCCTATGACAACACTCAAATGAACCTATCGGGTGCTTACCTTCGACAAACAGAAGAAGGCAACACCTTGGCGGTCGTAGGTGAAACATCTAATGTGTATTCGTATGGCTGGTACTCATCGTACAACGGTTATTATCCGTATTATCAAACGTCCAACAAAGTATCGATCGTTCTTACTAACACAGATGATCCAAGTGCTATGAGTGAAATCGAACGATTGAGTTTCGATGGATCTCTACTTTCAAGCCGTAGAATTGGCAACATGCTCTATGTTGCCAGCCGCTACAGCGCAAACATGTCTCGCTTAGGGCTCGCACTTAACAATACCACCACGGCCAATAGTCAAAATATCGAGTTGGCCACCAACGCGGCTTTGGAAGACATGCTGCCACACATTTATGACCCGTCGGGCAATAGCAAACCCTTGTTATCAGCCAGCGATTGTACCGTCCCAGAATGGCCTGAAAAGGCCGATGCATACGCAGGGTCACTGGTCGTACTTACGCGTATTAATCTCGATGATACCAGCGAGATTGAGTCGCGCTGCTTACCCGCTTCGGCAACCGATATTTACGCATCGCAAGAGGCTATCTATGCCTTTGGTTATGGTTATTACAGCGGAATGAAAATATACAAATTCGCCATTGATGGCGCGATGGAATACCGGGGTAGCGTTAAACTTACCGGTAGCATTCCCTGCAGGCCCGCGTCCTATTGCTTTGGCGAAAAAGATGGCGTGTTGCGAGTGTTATATAGGGCAACGAATAGTAGCGGAGCATCAAGTTCCAGCTCCAGTTCCAGCTCCAGTTCCAGCTCCAGCTCCAGCTCATCCAGTACGGGTACAACACCCTACCGGCTGGCGCTCATTCAAGAATCTGCGGTGGAGAATAACGCGCTTGAAATTGTTTCAACCCTGCCCAATGAATCCCGTCCGGAATCCATTGGTAAACCGGGTGAGCTGATTTATTCCATGCGTAGCTTTGGCGACCACGCCTATATTGTAACCTTCGAGAAAGTAGACCCTTTATATGCAATAGACTTAAGCAATCCAGCCGATCCATTTATTGCAGGGGAAATTGAAGTAACCGGTTTTTCAAATTATCTTCACCCGGTCGGCGAAAATTTATTACTCGGTATAGGCAAAGACGCCATTTTCGATGAGGCAAGGAATATCACCTGGTTTCAGGGTGTCAAAGTCGAGCTGTTTGATATTTCAGACCCAACAATGTTACGTAGCTTAGGTAGCGAAATCATCGGTAAGCGTGGTTCATCCACCACGGTGAACTATGACCCCCGCTCCTTCGCATTTAGGAACGACGATAACGGCATTCGTTTTTCACTGCCCGTGCAAGTAAAAAATCGGCTTCCGCCTGGTGGTAACCCCGATCTGTTGAATCAGCACTACTACTGGGATCACAACGGTTTATACGCCTATGAAATAGAGACCAACGCCCAAGGTGATGCCCAGCTGACACGACTTGGTATACTAAAAGCAGCGAGCGCTGCGGAAGGACAAATGACTTACTCTGGCCCATCCGTTTCTAACGACAGAGGCGTTTTGGACGACGATGCCGTTTACTATCTGCATAATTTTAGTTTGTACTCATCATTGGTGAGTGAGCTAGAATAAGAGATTTTAGTATAAACGACTGTATACTGGGGTAACATTCGTTATCCCAAATACAACCCAAACACAGCCCGAGCTTTCGCTCGGGCTTCTTCCCGAAAAATTCGGCTAGACCTGTAAAAGCACCCACACTTACTCTGAAACTTTTTCAGCGGTGTCCTGTAATTCGCTTCCAACATCAGTGCCCTCAGATCGAATAAACGCCTTCAGATCCTCCAGCATCATATAAAAACAAGGCACAATAATAAGAATAATAGCGCTGGCAAAAACAATGCCGAATCCCAACGATATCGCCATAGGTATTAACTGCGCGGCCTGCCGTGAGGTCTCCATGATAATCGGTGCAAGGCCGCCGAAGGTTGTCAGTGTTGTTAAAAATATTGGCCGAAAACGCCGAATACTCGCTTCACAAATGGCCCTTTGCGCAGACAGGTTGCCTCGATGCCGATTGGCATAATCCACCATAATAAGCGCGCCGTTTACCACCACACCCGATAAAGCCACCATACCCATAAGGCTGACCAACGACAAATCATAACCCAGAAGCAAGTGCCCAAAAACCACACCGATTAAGCCAAAAGGAATTGAGATCATCACAATTAAGGGCTGTAAATAACTGCGAAATGCAACCGCCAACAGGGAGTAAATAATAAACATTGCCATGCCAAAGCCGCTCCACAACACATGGGTAGACTCACGCATTTCGGCTTCGCTGCCCCGAAAACTCCAGGTTATGCCTAGGTAATCTTTTCGTAATTGTGGCAGCACATCCTCGTTCATAACCGCACTTACCCGGTTAATCGCGCTTTGCGGCTCCACGTCCATCCCTACATTAATCACCCGACGGCCGTTACGACGACTAAGCGAACTGAATGCTTCACTCAATTCAGCATTGGCCACATCATGCAAGGGTACTTCTTGATTAGCGGGTGTACGTACAATCAAGTTATCGAGGGTATATTGTTGCTGACGCTCCCTTAGGGGTAATTTAACCCGCACTTCAATTTCGTTAGTACCACGTAGCTGCCGCAGAGCAACAGCACCGTAAAAAGCATCGCGTACCTGGC
The Teredinibacter franksiae DNA segment above includes these coding regions:
- a CDS encoding beta-propeller domain-containing protein; the encoded protein is MTRKLGFIFFLCMMTFNMKAIAEISCSVTTEAWNNGYLANVTVTNNGDSALSNWRVTLQFNQAPSINNAWSSDFVVNNNTIEASNLFWNGHLNAGDSAFFGFVGSHNGDFSEPTCYADPQNEALANYLRQGLLNHLGSRTGTSSSTGSSSSSSAASSSSAGSASQEDDITNTQEGGVDEADIIESDGTHLFTVQRIYNSSSSSSSSSGSTPSPTITARTTVHITAHTTDSVTASTEIAGSFSLAYDNTQMNLSGAYLRQTEEGNTLAVVGETSNVYSYGWYSSYNGYYPYYQTSNKVSIVLTNTDDPSAMSEIERLSFDGSLLSSRRIGNMLYVASRYSANMSRLGLALNNTTTANSQNIELATNAALEDMLPHIYDPSGNSKPLLSASDCTVPEWPEKADAYAGSLVVLTRINLDDTSEIESRCLPASATDIYASQEAIYAFGYGYYSGMKIYKFAIDGAMEYRGSVKLTGSIPCRPASYCFGEKDGVLRVLYRATNSSGASSSSSSSSSSSSSSSSSSSTGTTPYRLALIQESAVENNALEIVSTLPNESRPESIGKPGELIYSMRSFGDHAYIVTFEKVDPLYAIDLSNPADPFIAGEIEVTGFSNYLHPVGENLLLGIGKDAIFDEARNITWFQGVKVELFDISDPTMLRSLGSEIIGKRGSSTTVNYDPRSFAFRNDDNGIRFSLPVQVKNRLPPGGNPDLLNQHYYWDHNGLYAYEIETNAQGDAQLTRLGILKAASAAEGQMTYSGPSVSNDRGVLDDDAVYYLHNFSLYSSLVSELE
- a CDS encoding hydrogen peroxide-inducible genes activator; this translates as MISTKQLIYALAVEKTLHFKKAAEACNISQSALSTALNELEKQLGLQIFERDNKKVLITPVGRQVLDKARQVKTTLEELRQLADSQKEPLSFPITIGVIPTIGPYLLPRILPTLTRQYPKLKLQIIEDQSHVLVDMVRNGEIDTAILALPFATQGLLRFDFWEEDFYWVTQTDDPLANQEHITSTEFDQQALLLLKDGHCLKDHALAACKFSVTSQPFSVGATSLNTIMPMVAAGMGTTMVPEMALDQLVRPHPELRAVHLNESSPHRTIAFLVRPGYAALNSIERLMVLFKRTLEKP
- the ahpC gene encoding alkyl hydroperoxide reductase subunit C: MSVLNTKIKPFNANAYKNSEFVEISDTDLAGKWSVFFFYPADFTFVCPTELGDVADHYEEFQSRGVEIYSVSTDTHFTHKAWHDSSDTIGKIKYTMVGDPTGAITRNFEVMREDQGLADRGTFVVDPDGVIQAMEITAEGIGRDAADLLRKVKAAQYVAAHPGEVCPAKWKEGEATLAPSLDLVGKI
- the ahpF gene encoding alkyl hydroperoxide reductase subunit F; its protein translation is MLSKDILAAVKSYTANLQSTITFVLQRGDHAKREELMEFLTSLASVSTQFNVEVRKSVESLRGPMSFALEVDGVMNGIVFSGIPSGHEFNSLVLAILHSGGTALKLDDSLKNIVKGVKTPLKFEVFISLSCHNCPDVVQALNQFAIINENVSSEMIDGGVFPEIIEQRDIQGVPSVYLNGELFANGKVETAGLIDKLIEKHPEVLHGAHTEKLPLQDVTVIGGGPAGVAAAIYSARKGLNVTLIADRLGGQVKDTMGIENLISVPKTTGPELSGALQAHINEYEITVKEHLRVTNIENGHQKQVTLSSGEVIETKSLIVATGAKWRELGIPGEKDNIGNGVAYCPHCDGPFFKGKDVAVIGGGNSGIEAALDLAGIVNSVTVFEFMPELKADKVLIDQAEARSNITILKNIATKQIVAKQGKVSGIEYENRESGENTLLNLDGVFVQIGLVPNSAFLGDLVERTRHGEVVINERCETSEPGIFAAGDVTTVPYKQIVIAMGEGSKASLSAFEYLLKNHGQVAVSGETEVESCVA